One genomic segment of Rhizobium gallicum bv. gallicum R602sp includes these proteins:
- a CDS encoding DUF924 family protein, with translation MAKICTPEEVYSFWFEECSREQWFETTLSLDEEIRHRFRDTHLALAGGVIGAWHASPQNRLAAVVVLDQFPRNIYRNTPLAFATDGLALREAKLALDAGADQVVEKECRTFFYLPFEHAEDMAEQERSVMLFQALGDAEYLDYAIRHRDVIAAYGRFPHRNTIIGRVSTAAELDYLARPGAGF, from the coding sequence GTGGCCAAGATATGCACGCCGGAGGAGGTGTATTCCTTCTGGTTCGAGGAATGCAGCCGCGAGCAGTGGTTCGAAACGACGCTCTCGCTCGATGAGGAAATTCGGCACCGTTTCCGGGATACGCACCTGGCACTGGCGGGCGGCGTGATCGGTGCCTGGCATGCGAGCCCGCAGAATCGGCTCGCCGCGGTCGTCGTGCTCGATCAGTTTCCGCGGAATATCTATCGGAACACGCCGCTTGCGTTTGCGACGGACGGGTTGGCGCTTCGCGAAGCGAAACTGGCGCTCGATGCCGGTGCCGATCAGGTCGTCGAGAAAGAATGCAGGACATTCTTCTACCTGCCTTTCGAGCATGCCGAGGACATGGCGGAGCAGGAGCGGTCGGTAATGCTGTTTCAGGCGCTTGGTGATGCGGAATATCTCGATTATGCCATTCGCCATCGCGACGTGATTGCTGCCTACGGCCGGTTTCCACACCGCAACACCATCATCGGAAGAGTTTCGACGGCGGCCGAACTGGATTATCTTGCCAGGCCCGGCGCCGGTTTCTGA
- a CDS encoding sensor histidine kinase, whose product MRESVDDADLEIRILYIDDDETLALRLKENLARHGFAVEWARDGATGLKRIAEGGIDAVVIDHLLQTETGLDVLPQLMALADHPPVIYATASDDTGIAVAALRAGADDYVLKGSSPDYFDLLAATLEQGLERARYRRETADAQEVIRQQRDRAEMLLAEVNHRIANSLGLVGALIRMQSSMTTDQVAIDALHETQMRINAIASVHRRLYNSRQIGTVQLDEYVENLLSELEASIRDDKRPHRIVLTAQPMDLPTDKVVTLGLIVSELVTNAFKYAYNEGVEGEIRVIVEQAGEQLRLVVEDDGAGFDHSSPAKGTGLGTKILTAMAASLKSELTYDPAHRGTRAILVFSID is encoded by the coding sequence ATGCGTGAATCCGTTGATGATGCGGATCTCGAAATCCGCATCCTTTACATCGATGACGACGAAACACTCGCACTGCGGCTGAAGGAGAACCTCGCACGCCACGGTTTCGCGGTGGAATGGGCGCGAGACGGCGCGACCGGATTGAAGCGGATTGCTGAAGGCGGCATCGATGCTGTTGTGATCGACCATCTCCTGCAAACGGAAACCGGACTCGATGTCCTGCCGCAATTGATGGCGCTGGCTGATCATCCGCCGGTGATCTATGCGACTGCCTCCGACGACACCGGCATTGCCGTTGCGGCGTTGAGGGCGGGCGCCGACGATTATGTTCTCAAGGGCAGTTCCCCCGATTATTTCGATCTGCTTGCGGCGACGCTGGAGCAAGGGCTGGAACGTGCGCGCTACCGACGCGAGACGGCTGATGCGCAAGAAGTGATCCGCCAGCAGAGGGACCGCGCCGAGATGCTGCTTGCCGAAGTCAATCATCGTATCGCCAACAGCCTCGGCCTTGTCGGAGCGCTGATCCGCATGCAGTCGTCGATGACGACGGACCAGGTGGCGATCGACGCACTGCACGAAACGCAGATGCGTATCAACGCCATCGCGAGTGTCCACCGGCGGCTCTACAACAGCCGTCAGATCGGCACCGTGCAGCTTGACGAATATGTCGAGAACCTTTTGAGCGAACTCGAGGCTTCCATTCGCGACGACAAGCGGCCGCACCGGATCGTTCTGACGGCCCAGCCGATGGATCTGCCAACCGACAAGGTCGTCACGCTTGGCCTCATCGTCAGCGAACTCGTCACCAATGCTTTCAAATATGCCTATAACGAAGGTGTTGAAGGCGAGATCAGGGTCATCGTCGAGCAAGCGGGCGAGCAGTTGCGTCTCGTCGTGGAGGACGATGGCGCCGGCTTCGACCATTCCAGCCCCGCGAAGGGCACCGGCCTCGGCACGAAGATATTGACCGCGATGGCAGCAAGCCTCAAATCGGAGTTGACCTATGACCCGGCCCATCGCGGCACCCGGGCCATACTGGTCTTTTCTATCGACTGA
- a CDS encoding DHA2 family efflux MFS transporter permease subunit — MTTVQTSEKTDEAPSAAQAKIVALVVAVSFFMQILDGTIVATSLPQMAASFGVQPVSMSIGITVYMLTMSAFIPLSGWLGDRFGARRIFLASIGVFTGASLFCGLSGSLTEFIVARAIQGAGSALMTPVGRIIVLKSAPKSELVNAIALITWPALTAPVIGPVLGGFITTYASWHWNFLINIPIGLLGMALVLRFVPEQREGNPGRLDVLGFILSGAGMTFVLAALELSVKREGSLLLVFAMLATGIVLSVMATRHFLKVENPLLDLSAFKVQTFAISTLSAGTVCRVAINATPFLLPLLFQLGFGLNSIAAGTYLLVYFLGNLGMKAVTTPLLARFGFRNVLCVNGLIAALCIIACGFFTPDTPLAVIYAILLAAGLSRSMEFTALNTLAFADIGPEQRTSASTLSSMLQQAAMLLGVAVAAALLNISTALRAAPDPALIDFRWAFLAVGLMGIVSSLPFFSLPADAGAEVSKHKRFQEK; from the coding sequence ATGACAACAGTACAGACGAGTGAAAAGACGGACGAAGCGCCGAGCGCAGCTCAGGCGAAGATCGTTGCGCTGGTCGTCGCCGTATCGTTCTTCATGCAAATCCTCGACGGCACGATCGTCGCGACCTCGCTGCCGCAGATGGCGGCGAGCTTCGGCGTGCAGCCGGTCTCGATGAGCATCGGCATCACCGTCTACATGCTGACCATGTCGGCTTTCATCCCGCTTTCCGGCTGGCTTGGCGACCGTTTCGGTGCGCGGCGTATATTCCTGGCGTCGATTGGAGTCTTCACCGGGGCATCGCTCTTCTGCGGCCTTTCCGGCAGCCTTACGGAATTCATTGTCGCGCGTGCGATCCAGGGCGCCGGAAGCGCGCTGATGACGCCGGTCGGGCGCATCATCGTTTTGAAGAGTGCGCCGAAGTCTGAATTGGTGAATGCGATCGCGCTCATCACCTGGCCGGCGCTGACGGCGCCGGTCATCGGACCGGTCCTCGGCGGCTTCATCACAACCTATGCAAGCTGGCACTGGAACTTCCTGATCAATATTCCGATCGGCCTCCTCGGCATGGCGCTCGTGCTGCGCTTCGTGCCGGAGCAGCGCGAAGGGAACCCGGGTCGTCTCGATGTGCTGGGCTTCATCCTGAGCGGTGCCGGAATGACATTCGTGCTTGCCGCGCTCGAGCTCTCCGTGAAGCGGGAGGGCAGCCTTCTTCTGGTCTTTGCCATGCTTGCAACCGGTATCGTGCTTTCCGTCATGGCCACCCGGCATTTCCTGAAGGTGGAAAATCCCCTGCTCGACCTCTCGGCGTTCAAGGTCCAGACCTTTGCGATTTCGACGCTCTCGGCGGGCACGGTCTGCCGGGTAGCGATCAACGCCACGCCCTTCCTGCTGCCGCTGTTGTTCCAGCTCGGTTTCGGCTTGAACTCGATTGCCGCGGGCACATACCTACTCGTTTATTTTCTCGGCAATCTCGGCATGAAAGCAGTGACCACGCCGCTGCTTGCGCGGTTCGGATTCCGCAATGTTCTTTGCGTGAATGGGCTGATTGCGGCGTTGTGCATCATTGCGTGCGGCTTTTTCACGCCGGATACGCCGCTGGCGGTGATCTACGCGATCCTGCTTGCGGCCGGTCTTTCACGCTCGATGGAATTTACCGCGCTGAACACGCTTGCCTTCGCCGATATCGGCCCGGAGCAGCGCACCTCTGCCTCGACACTATCAAGCATGCTCCAGCAGGCCGCCATGCTGCTCGGCGTCGCTGTTGCGGCGGCTCTGCTCAATATCTCTACCGCGCTTCGCGCGGCGCCGGACCCTGCGCTTATCGATTTCCGCTGGGCCTTTTTGGCGGTCGGCCTGATGGGGATCGTGTCGTCGTTACCCTTTTTCAGTTTGCCTGCAGATGCCGGTGCGGAAGTCTCCAAGCACAAGCGCTTTCAAGAAAAGTGA
- a CDS encoding DMT family transporter — MSPTHSPLRGVLVAFAAYAVFAFSDASIKILHGAIPSYQVAFIGSIFGLVVLPVIKARDDSWLDIVQTSNRILWALRFVCGATGAIASIIAFTKLPMAEAFCLLFLLPSFVTILSVIFLKEDVRWQRWTAVVVGFIGVMIVLRPGFRELSAGHLAAAIGGLSAAVSIVILRAMGPAEKRISLYGAGLLGTLIVSGLLMLSDIAVPTPREWLFMASYGILGATGNVLLMTAARFAPANLVAPPQYSQMIWAIVFGYLIFDDTIDLPMAAGIVLIICSGLLTLARERKRGTPLPAAVVSVDNQAPVSATAELAEANFDGVEHPAE, encoded by the coding sequence ATGTCCCCGACCCATTCGCCGCTCCGAGGTGTCCTCGTCGCATTCGCCGCCTATGCAGTCTTCGCTTTCAGCGATGCCTCGATCAAGATCCTTCATGGTGCGATCCCGTCTTACCAGGTGGCCTTCATCGGCTCAATCTTCGGCCTGGTCGTCTTGCCGGTGATCAAAGCGCGGGATGATTCCTGGCTCGATATCGTCCAGACATCGAACCGCATACTGTGGGCGCTTCGCTTCGTCTGCGGTGCGACCGGCGCGATCGCCTCGATCATCGCCTTCACGAAGCTGCCGATGGCGGAGGCCTTCTGTCTCCTCTTCCTGCTGCCCTCCTTCGTGACGATTCTTTCGGTCATCTTTCTTAAGGAAGACGTGCGCTGGCAGCGCTGGACGGCTGTCGTCGTCGGTTTCATCGGCGTGATGATCGTGTTGAGGCCCGGCTTTCGCGAGTTGTCGGCGGGCCATCTGGCGGCCGCAATCGGCGGCTTGAGCGCAGCCGTTTCCATCGTCATCCTGCGGGCAATGGGGCCTGCCGAAAAGCGCATTTCGCTCTATGGCGCCGGACTTCTCGGAACGCTGATCGTCAGCGGCCTTCTGATGCTCTCGGATATTGCCGTTCCGACGCCGCGCGAGTGGCTCTTTATGGCAAGCTATGGCATTCTTGGGGCGACCGGCAACGTGCTTCTCATGACGGCGGCCCGCTTCGCGCCCGCAAACCTCGTCGCCCCGCCTCAGTACAGCCAGATGATCTGGGCAATCGTCTTCGGCTATCTCATCTTTGATGATACCATCGATCTCCCGATGGCCGCCGGCATCGTTTTGATCATCTGCTCGGGCTTGCTCACGCTCGCCCGAGAACGCAAGCGCGGCACGCCGCTTCCGGCCGCCGTCGTCTCGGTGGACAATCAGGCCCCCGTCTCTGCAACGGCGGAGCTTGCAGAAGCCAACTTCGACGGCGTGGAACATCCTGCAGAGTAG
- a CDS encoding SPW repeat protein yields the protein MANTLMEGRKIQDWVNLVLAVCLFISPWIVGFAAEAAPTWNAWIVGIILGALAITALSAFAEWEEWANLVVGLWLIASPWALGFAASAAAMWTAVIMGVLVAAISLWAVWDVHHPHAHA from the coding sequence ATGGCAAACACACTGATGGAAGGAAGAAAGATACAGGATTGGGTCAACCTGGTCCTGGCGGTATGCTTGTTCATCTCGCCATGGATTGTCGGCTTTGCGGCTGAAGCCGCGCCGACCTGGAACGCATGGATCGTCGGCATCATTCTCGGCGCCCTGGCGATCACGGCGCTTTCGGCTTTCGCCGAATGGGAGGAATGGGCAAACCTGGTAGTCGGCCTATGGTTGATTGCCTCGCCATGGGCGCTCGGCTTTGCGGCCAGCGCAGCAGCGATGTGGACCGCCGTCATCATGGGAGTGCTCGTCGCTGCGATATCGCTATGGGCAGTCTGGGATGTTCATCATCCGCACGCTCACGCCTAG
- a CDS encoding PhzF family phenazine biosynthesis protein translates to MARSYSVYDVFTDRKLAGNPLAVIFDGDDLSEEAMQSIAREINLSETVFVRPSANPAYTAKLRIFTPGRELPFAGHPTVGTAIALAEEAHGRDMTLDLVSVLEENVGPVRCAVRLRRGEVSFAEFDLPRKSQQINMPLEKLGIANALSLKVTEIGFENHVPSIWSAGVPFLLVPVHDVGVAKRLEFDPQLFEKTVPFVDGSLASAYIYCRAGVNHSAKFHARMFASDMGISEDPATGSAVAALSGAIHHFDRLPDGHHPITIEQGVEMGRPSFIHLHVDVEAGTISNARIGGQAVRLATGTLDL, encoded by the coding sequence GTGGCGCGCAGCTACAGCGTCTATGACGTGTTCACCGACCGCAAACTCGCCGGGAATCCGCTGGCCGTCATCTTCGACGGCGACGATCTCAGCGAGGAGGCGATGCAATCGATCGCCCGCGAGATTAATCTCTCCGAGACAGTCTTCGTACGCCCCTCGGCAAATCCAGCCTATACAGCCAAGCTCAGGATTTTCACGCCGGGCCGCGAACTGCCCTTCGCCGGCCACCCGACCGTGGGCACGGCGATTGCCCTTGCCGAAGAGGCGCACGGCCGCGACATGACGCTCGATCTCGTTTCGGTATTGGAGGAAAATGTCGGGCCGGTGCGGTGCGCGGTACGGCTGCGGCGGGGCGAGGTAAGCTTTGCCGAATTCGATCTTCCGCGGAAATCGCAGCAGATCAATATGCCGCTCGAAAAGCTCGGCATCGCCAATGCGCTGTCGCTCAAGGTGACGGAGATCGGTTTCGAAAATCACGTGCCCTCGATCTGGAGCGCTGGCGTTCCTTTCCTGCTCGTGCCGGTCCACGATGTCGGAGTAGCAAAACGACTGGAATTCGATCCGCAGCTCTTTGAAAAGACCGTGCCCTTCGTCGACGGTTCGCTGGCCTCGGCCTATATCTACTGCCGCGCCGGCGTCAACCATTCGGCGAAGTTCCACGCGCGCATGTTTGCAAGTGACATGGGGATATCCGAGGATCCCGCAACCGGCTCCGCAGTCGCGGCACTTTCGGGAGCGATCCACCATTTCGACCGGCTGCCGGACGGCCATCATCCGATCACGATTGAACAGGGGGTGGAGATGGGGCGGCCATCCTTCATCCACCTGCATGTCGATGTCGAGGCCGGCACCATCTCCAATGCCCGGATCGGCGGGCAGGCGGTGCGCCTTGCCACGGGTACGCTCGACCTTTGA
- a CDS encoding endonuclease/exonuclease/phosphatase family protein, whose translation MSLRIATFNVENLMTRFDFTGFRNQLRQDRVIKLFEIQSEGVYQQLEQARVVASTDDTRQMTALAIADADADILCLQEIDSMGALQAFEYGYLFRMVGTGYRQKYLVKGNDSRGIDVAVLVREETHDGQKIELKEIKSHAMLTYRELDLFNDQLALTNRIDDKIFKRDCLELDLSIGGVPLTLYVVHFKSMDGPRTNGVNSRQATMPVRRAEALAVRRIVESRFGAGHTARKNFVICGDMNDYQERVNVIGVRRSGYRFEHTDETESALDVFSHDGFAENVARRRDPLDRWTLYHARGPEEQWLCQLDYLWLSPALAKANTGRVPEIIRNGQPFRTIFPPGQGVERYPRTGWDRPKASDHCPVVMTLDLT comes from the coding sequence ATGTCGCTTCGCATTGCCACATTCAACGTCGAAAACCTGATGACGCGTTTCGATTTTACCGGTTTTCGCAACCAACTGCGCCAGGACCGCGTCATCAAGCTTTTTGAGATTCAGAGCGAAGGCGTCTACCAGCAGCTCGAGCAAGCGCGGGTCGTCGCCTCGACCGACGATACCCGACAGATGACGGCGCTTGCGATCGCCGATGCCGATGCGGACATTCTCTGCCTGCAGGAAATCGATAGCATGGGGGCGCTGCAGGCCTTCGAGTACGGTTATCTTTTCCGGATGGTGGGAACCGGCTACCGGCAGAAGTATCTCGTCAAGGGCAATGACAGCCGCGGCATCGATGTCGCGGTCCTCGTACGGGAGGAAACGCACGACGGCCAGAAGATCGAATTGAAGGAGATCAAGAGCCACGCGATGCTCACCTATCGCGAGCTCGATCTGTTCAACGATCAATTGGCGCTCACCAATCGCATCGACGACAAGATCTTCAAGCGCGACTGCCTTGAACTCGATCTCTCGATCGGCGGCGTGCCGCTGACGCTTTATGTCGTGCATTTCAAGTCGATGGATGGGCCGCGCACCAACGGCGTCAACAGTCGGCAGGCAACGATGCCTGTCCGCCGGGCGGAGGCGCTGGCCGTGCGCCGGATTGTCGAGAGCCGTTTCGGCGCCGGACATACCGCCAGGAAGAATTTCGTGATTTGCGGCGACATGAACGACTACCAGGAGCGCGTCAACGTCATCGGCGTGCGTCGCAGCGGATACCGTTTCGAACACACGGACGAAACCGAAAGCGCGCTCGACGTGTTCAGTCATGACGGCTTTGCCGAGAATGTCGCGCGCCGCCGCGATCCGCTCGACCGCTGGACGCTCTATCACGCGCGGGGACCGGAAGAGCAATGGCTTTGCCAGCTCGACTATCTCTGGCTCTCGCCGGCGCTTGCGAAAGCGAACACCGGCCGGGTGCCGGAGATCATCCGCAACGGTCAGCCCTTCCGCACTATCTTTCCGCCCGGCCAGGGAGTCGAGCGCTATCCGCGCACCGGCTGGGATCGGCCGAAAGCCTCCGACCATTGCCCCGTCGTCATGACACTGGATTTGACATGA
- a CDS encoding ABC transporter ATP-binding protein has product MAKLILNHVGKDFGTGKPAVSALSLDVREGGFLALLGPSGCGKTTVLRMIAGFETPTDGSIHLGERLLADASQSLPPERRNMAMVFQSYALWPHMNVADNVGYPLKVRGIVGEAYRRKVRDALSTVRLAEYAERRPADLSGGQRQRVALARCLVTSPDVVLLDEPLANLDRHLKQEMEESFREFHMRSGATMIYVTHDQSEAMALATDVAVMSEGHLLQVAPPAEIYARPEGRMVGGLIGRGAILTMRSPGGDKRNFDWNALQAMILDQPDDGSQIDVLVRPEDVLLGGGGIPATVQSVLYEGERYALRLALADGQMLRAFSRTAVQAGDALKIAIRSAWRL; this is encoded by the coding sequence ATGGCGAAGCTGATCCTCAATCATGTCGGTAAGGATTTCGGCACTGGAAAACCAGCGGTGAGCGCGCTTTCACTCGATGTGCGCGAGGGTGGCTTCCTGGCGCTGCTCGGTCCCTCCGGCTGCGGCAAGACGACGGTGTTGCGAATGATTGCGGGTTTCGAGACGCCGACCGATGGCTCGATCCATCTCGGCGAGCGGCTGCTTGCCGACGCCTCGCAATCCCTGCCGCCCGAACGGCGCAACATGGCGATGGTCTTCCAGTCCTACGCGCTCTGGCCGCATATGAATGTGGCAGATAATGTCGGTTATCCGCTGAAGGTGCGCGGCATTGTGGGCGAAGCTTATCGCCGGAAGGTGCGAGACGCCCTTTCGACCGTGCGGCTTGCGGAATACGCCGAGCGGCGTCCGGCCGACCTCTCCGGCGGCCAGCGCCAGCGCGTGGCGCTGGCGCGCTGTCTGGTGACATCGCCAGATGTGGTTCTGCTCGACGAGCCGCTCGCCAATCTCGACCGGCACCTGAAGCAGGAGATGGAAGAGAGTTTCCGCGAGTTTCATATGCGCTCCGGCGCGACCATGATCTATGTGACGCATGATCAGAGTGAGGCCATGGCGCTTGCAACGGACGTCGCGGTGATGTCGGAGGGCCACCTGCTGCAGGTCGCGCCGCCTGCCGAGATTTATGCACGCCCGGAAGGCCGGATGGTCGGCGGATTGATCGGGCGGGGGGCGATCCTGACTATGCGGTCCCCTGGCGGTGATAAGCGAAATTTCGATTGGAATGCGCTGCAGGCCATGATTCTAGATCAACCGGACGACGGGTCGCAGATCGATGTGCTCGTGCGCCCGGAAGACGTCCTGCTCGGCGGCGGGGGCATTCCAGCCACGGTGCAATCGGTTCTCTATGAAGGCGAGCGCTATGCGCTGAGACTGGCCCTGGCGGATGGCCAGATGCTGCGCGCCTTCAGCCGCACGGCGGTGCAGGCGGGCGATGCGCTGAAGATTGCCATCCGTTCGGCATGGAGGCTGTGA
- a CDS encoding ABC transporter permease, whose translation MQGYVRAGSSQPAWLFPLIILVVLILSVLPLARLAVAGIAALAHGGVSAVLADPALWSATYYTIVTAILGTLISLVIGCAFAFLLTLTDIRGKGLLSFLFVLPMMIPPQVTALAWVQMSGPSSPLLKALHIAPSLGSPQPLYSVGGIALLYGVQHAPLVYLALRSGLMALPRDGVEAARLSGASSFRVFRNIILPLSLPGVIAGAAISFVSCTGNFGIPAILGIPASIYTLPTLIFSKFSAFTSRTFGEVALLSAIIAIIAVAGLAVQDRALRGRDYRVLGLSGATATFDLGGWKYLFAPLIWVILFFMLAAPFFALLAGALVPAYGVPLTFKTISFNAFHEVLFRQAVTRTAFVNSLSLAAGTAMCLLLVTVLSAYALTRRRDAVSRAVSGLIEIPYSLPGIVIAVCFILVFAAPLPVLNVTFYGTIWIILIAYLSSFFAVSLKPVVSAFHQLDPALEEAARLSGAGFFRRLRDIIVPLIAPAAGASVILVFLIACNELTISALLWSAGTQTLGVAIYNLDDSGSSDLASALSVLIVVMVIVMMLLLELLARRLPKGVVPWRS comes from the coding sequence ATGCAGGGATATGTTCGTGCAGGAAGCAGCCAGCCGGCCTGGTTGTTTCCTCTCATCATTCTGGTGGTTCTGATCCTCAGCGTGCTGCCGCTGGCGCGGCTTGCCGTTGCAGGCATCGCCGCGTTGGCACATGGCGGTGTGTCTGCCGTGCTTGCCGATCCCGCACTCTGGTCGGCCACCTACTACACGATCGTCACCGCCATCCTCGGCACGCTGATTTCACTCGTCATCGGCTGCGCCTTTGCATTTCTGCTGACACTGACTGATATTCGCGGGAAGGGGCTGTTGAGCTTCCTCTTCGTGCTGCCGATGATGATCCCGCCGCAGGTGACGGCTCTCGCCTGGGTGCAGATGTCCGGCCCGTCGAGCCCGCTTCTCAAAGCGCTGCATATCGCGCCGTCGCTCGGCTCCCCGCAACCGCTTTATTCGGTCGGCGGTATTGCGCTGCTCTATGGCGTGCAGCACGCGCCGCTCGTCTACCTGGCTCTGAGGTCCGGGCTGATGGCGCTGCCGCGCGACGGGGTCGAGGCCGCGCGCCTTTCCGGCGCATCCAGCTTTCGCGTTTTTCGCAATATCATCCTGCCACTGTCGCTGCCCGGCGTCATCGCGGGTGCGGCGATCTCGTTTGTCTCCTGCACCGGCAATTTCGGCATCCCGGCGATCCTCGGCATTCCTGCCTCGATCTACACTTTACCAACGCTGATCTTCTCGAAATTCTCGGCCTTCACCAGCCGCACATTCGGCGAAGTCGCGCTGCTGTCGGCCATCATCGCGATTATCGCCGTCGCCGGGCTTGCGGTCCAGGATCGGGCCTTGCGCGGCCGAGACTATCGCGTGCTCGGCCTTTCGGGTGCGACTGCCACCTTCGATCTCGGGGGCTGGAAATATCTGTTCGCGCCGCTGATCTGGGTCATCTTGTTCTTCATGCTGGCAGCACCGTTCTTCGCGTTGCTCGCCGGCGCGCTGGTGCCGGCCTATGGCGTGCCACTGACCTTCAAGACCATCTCCTTCAACGCTTTTCATGAAGTCCTCTTTCGCCAGGCGGTGACGCGGACGGCCTTCGTCAATTCGCTTTCTCTTGCGGCCGGAACGGCCATGTGTCTCCTGCTGGTGACAGTACTGTCGGCCTATGCGTTGACGCGGCGCAGAGATGCGGTTTCGCGCGCTGTCTCAGGTCTGATTGAGATACCCTACTCGTTGCCAGGCATCGTCATTGCCGTTTGCTTCATCCTCGTCTTCGCCGCGCCGCTGCCGGTTCTCAACGTCACGTTCTACGGCACGATCTGGATCATCCTGATCGCTTACCTCTCCAGCTTCTTTGCTGTCAGCCTGAAGCCGGTCGTCAGCGCGTTCCATCAGCTCGATCCGGCGCTGGAGGAGGCAGCGAGGCTTTCCGGCGCAGGCTTCTTCCGCCGGCTGAGGGATATCATCGTGCCGCTGATTGCGCCTGCGGCTGGCGCTTCCGTCATCCTCGTCTTTCTAATTGCCTGCAACGAACTGACGATCTCGGCGCTGCTCTGGTCTGCGGGCACCCAGACGCTTGGCGTGGCAATCTACAATCTCGATGACAGCGGCAGTTCGGATCTGGCGTCTGCGCTTTCCGTGCTTATCGTCGTGATGGTCATCGTCATGATGCTGCTTCTGGAATTGCTGGCAAGGCGGCTGCCCAAGGGAGTGGTGCCATGGCGAAGCTGA
- a CDS encoding ABC transporter substrate-binding protein, whose amino-acid sequence MKKVSIFAALLAAGLVSVSAEATNLVLYTSQPNEDAQATVDGFMAANPDVKVDWVRDGTPKIMAKLQAEIEAGNPVADVLLIADTVTLERLKEAGKLLAYKSPEAASYDAALYDADGHYYSTKLITTGIMYNTSASMKPASWKDLTKPEAKGLLAMPSPLTSGAALIHAQTLASVDDLGWDYYKALAANGAIPAGGNGAVLKSVASGEKAYGMVVDYMPIREKAKGAPVEFVFPQEGVSAVTEPVGILASTKNAEAAKKFVDYVLSEKGQEGFLKLGYIPARNGMKLPEGFPARDSIKVLPIKAGEALKNTDQDLKTFSGIYGSN is encoded by the coding sequence ATGAAAAAGGTCTCCATCTTTGCCGCATTGCTGGCTGCCGGTCTCGTTTCCGTTTCGGCTGAGGCTACCAATCTCGTGCTTTATACCAGCCAGCCGAACGAGGACGCGCAGGCGACGGTCGATGGCTTCATGGCCGCAAATCCGGACGTCAAGGTCGACTGGGTGCGCGACGGCACGCCGAAGATCATGGCGAAGTTGCAGGCCGAGATCGAAGCCGGCAACCCAGTTGCCGACGTGTTGCTGATCGCCGATACGGTGACGCTGGAGCGCCTCAAGGAGGCCGGCAAGCTGCTCGCCTACAAGTCGCCGGAAGCCGCAAGCTACGACGCCGCATTGTACGATGCTGACGGCCACTACTATTCCACGAAGCTGATCACCACCGGCATCATGTACAATACCTCGGCCTCGATGAAGCCGGCGAGCTGGAAGGATCTGACGAAACCCGAAGCCAAGGGCCTCCTTGCCATGCCGAGCCCGCTGACCTCGGGTGCCGCGCTCATCCACGCCCAGACGCTGGCTTCAGTCGATGACCTCGGCTGGGACTACTACAAGGCGCTTGCCGCTAACGGTGCCATTCCTGCCGGCGGCAACGGCGCAGTCCTGAAGTCGGTCGCCTCGGGCGAAAAGGCCTATGGCATGGTCGTCGACTATATGCCGATCCGCGAGAAGGCAAAGGGTGCACCCGTCGAGTTCGTCTTCCCGCAAGAGGGTGTTTCGGCCGTGACCGAGCCGGTCGGCATTCTAGCAAGCACCAAGAACGCCGAAGCGGCGAAAAAATTCGTCGACTACGTGCTGTCCGAAAAGGGTCAGGAAGGCTTCCTGAAGCTCGGCTATATTCCAGCTCGCAACGGTATGAAGCTGCCGGAAGGCTTCCCTGCACGCGACAGCATCAAGGTGCTGCCGATCAAGGCTGGCGAAGCGCTGAAGAATACCGATCAGGATCTGAAGACCTTCTCGGGCATTTATGGATCGAACTGA